One Desulfobacterales bacterium genomic window carries:
- a CDS encoding radical SAM protein, with translation MKSYTDWSLGVHNLSVKKRVPISAVIEITRRCNNSCVHCYSNLPLTDQAARQDEMSAREHFRILDEMAAAGCLWVLFTGGEIFARKDFLDIYTHAKQQGFLITLFTNGTLITPDIADYLAELPPFYMEITLYGYTRQTYEEVSGVPGSYERCLQGIRLLTERNLPLKLKSMALTVNQNEIWQMKRFAEEDLGLEFRFDALVNPRYDCSQSPLDVRLKPIDVVKMDLLDPKRVAEWKKFAVQFGGLPTSAEETQKLWRCGGGVNAFAIDPYGMMRMCAMSQDDAYDLRQGYFEQGWQEALYKLRQKRITRQTKCVTCGIRSMCGMCPANAQLECMDPETPVDFLCQVAHLRAYAFDIPIAPHGDCEYCQGGSQYAQMIKEVKKLKKD, from the coding sequence TAAAGAAAAGGGTTCCCATCAGTGCTGTTATAGAAATTACCCGACGCTGCAACAATAGCTGCGTTCACTGCTACAGCAATCTGCCGTTAACAGATCAAGCCGCGCGTCAGGACGAAATGAGCGCCAGGGAGCATTTCCGAATTCTGGATGAGATGGCCGCGGCCGGCTGTTTGTGGGTCTTGTTTACCGGGGGTGAAATATTTGCCCGCAAGGACTTTTTAGACATTTATACCCATGCCAAGCAGCAGGGATTCTTGATCACCCTGTTTACCAATGGCACCTTGATCACGCCGGATATCGCAGATTATCTGGCTGAGTTGCCCCCGTTTTACATGGAGATTACGCTTTATGGTTATACCCGCCAAACCTATGAAGAGGTGAGCGGGGTTCCCGGCTCATATGAGCGCTGTTTGCAGGGCATTCGGTTGCTGACCGAACGCAATTTGCCGCTCAAGCTTAAATCCATGGCCCTTACCGTCAATCAAAACGAGATCTGGCAGATGAAGCGCTTTGCTGAAGAAGATCTCGGGCTGGAATTCCGGTTTGATGCCTTGGTCAATCCACGCTACGACTGCTCGCAGAGCCCTCTCGACGTGCGCCTGAAGCCGATCGATGTTGTTAAGATGGACCTGCTGGATCCGAAACGGGTAGCTGAATGGAAGAAATTTGCTGTTCAATTCGGCGGCCTTCCAACGTCAGCCGAGGAAACTCAAAAGCTGTGGCGCTGCGGCGGTGGGGTCAATGCCTTTGCCATCGATCCGTATGGCATGATGCGTATGTGCGCAATGTCCCAGGACGATGCCTATGATCTGCGGCAAGGCTATTTTGAGCAAGGCTGGCAAGAGGCCCTTTATAAATTGCGGCAGAAACGCATTACGCGGCAAACCAAATGTGTGACCTGCGGCATCCGCTCCATGTGCGGCATGTGCCCGGCCAATGCGCAACTGGAATGCATGGATCCTGAAACCCCGGTGGATTTCCTGTGCCAGGTGGCCCATCTCAGGGCTTATGCATTTGATATACCCATAGCGCCGCACGGGGATTGCGAATACTGTCAGGGTGGAAGTCAATACGCTCAAATGATTAAGGAAGTTAAAAAGCTCAAAAAGGACTGA